The bacterium genome segment TGAGATAGACGCTCATGCGACGGAGTTGCTCGAGAGCATCCTCGCGCGGCAGAACCGGAAGAATCGGTTCATAGAATCCGCCGCCGAGAAGTTCCACCTGACCGCGTTCGACGAGCTTGCCGACCAGCTCGAAGTACTCGGGCTGATTGCGCTCCAGCCACTCGATCAAGCAGCCCGACGTGTGGAACGAGAACTTGATGTGGGGATGCTCGAGGGCCGTTTCGAGAAACGGTTTGTAGGCGGTGCGGTAGGCCAGCTCGAATACGCTCGGCACGTTGCCGACCGGTTGATGGTTGTGAATTCCGAATGCAAAGAAAATCTTGGACACGGTTGCCTTTCGGGATTAGTTTATTATGAAATGAATGTTTCGCTCATCTCGACGTTGTCGGTCTGCTGACCGGCAATAGCAAACACTGCCGTGTGAAACTACCCGTTCGGGGAGTTTCTAATCTGCGCGGAGAGGGGTGACTCTGGAGAGTCACCACCGGGTGAGCGGCGCACTGCCGTGCGGCACTACCGGCGATTTCATCCTTCATCGCTCGCTACAGTCCGCGGCTCTCCAGCCAGAGCGCGGCCGCGCCCTGCACGCCCGCGAAGTAGCCGAGTTTGCTGGGGAGAATTTTCAGGTTCTCGATGTGGGTTTTCAACGCGCGGGCTTTAAGGCGACGTTCGAACTCCTCGAAGAAAAAGTTCGCTCCGGCCAGCGTGCCGCCGCCGAGAATCAACGCTTCGGGATTGAGAACAGCAATCCACGATGCGGCCGCTTCGGCGAGACGAGTGGCAAGCTCGATATGCACCTGCTTGGCGCGTTCATCCCCCGCCGCAGCAAGTTCGGTAATGCGGCGCGGCGTCGGGACCTCGCCGGTGGGGAATAATCGCAGCACGATGTCGTCGAATCCCCGGCGGCCTACGTAGCCTTCAATCACACCCGGACAATCGAGCACCACCGGACCGTCGGGAGTAATGACCGTGAATCCGAGTTCCCCCGCTCCGCCGAACGCTCCCCGATAGAGCTTGCCGCCGATGAAAACCGCGCCGCCCAGTCCCGTTCCCACCGCCGCGCAGACGAAGTGTTGGAGTCCGACCGCCGCTCCCCAGCGATGCTCGGCGATTCCAAATACGTCCACATCGTTGCCCATGACGGCGGGAAGTCCGAATGCCTTTTCCAGCATCTCGCGCAGCGGAACTTTTTCCCATGTGAAGAAATTCGGCCCGCGCATGTAGCGCTCGCCCGCAAGGTCAATCATCCCCGCCGCGGCGATGCCGATTCCTTCGGGCTTGTGATTCACCCGCGACAACAGCGGACGACAGGCGTGCTCCGCCGCCGTGACGACGTCCTCCGGCTCGCGCTTGAAGGGAGTCGTGGCGATGACGTGATCAATCAGCTCGCCCGAGTCCGACACGAGTCCGATCTTGATGTTGGTGCCTCCGATGTCGAGGCCGAGAATGTAGTGAGTGGACATGATGGATTCAGTCTATTCGCAGGTGTACTCGAGTCGCGGTGTCAAGGCACTTCTTCCACCAGCAGGCGGAGGCGGCCGTCGGATTCACGTTTTTTGGTGATGCGTTGCGGATGTTTGCCGGGAGCGAGCTTGAACTGCGTACGCAGGTAGCCGCCCTCAGCCAGCGGATAGGCAAAGAATACGTCCAGTTCGTGATCTATCCCGTCCATGCCGACCACGGCATAGTCGTCAGCGATGGCATAGGTCACGGTCACGTATCCCCGCTTGAAGGGAACGCGTGCCGAAGTGCGTCCCCATCGCGAAGGCAGTCGAGGTTCGATATCCACGCGATCGCGCAGCGCACCGGGGCGAACTCCCACATAGAGCTCGGCCAGATTCTGAAACGACGCCGCCATTACGCACGGAGAAACGGCTCCGTCCAGCGCGGGTGATTCCGTCAGGAGTCCGGGAATCGAACCCTCGAGCAACAGCGTGGTCAGGCTGTCGAGATCGGGGATTTCCAGCATCTTGAGATCGGTCCGGAAGCGGAAGTCCGTCCATCTCTGCCAGAGGAAACCGTCGGTGTGGCGATCCGCCTTCCAAAGCGGCAAGGGGTTATCGGCGATCCAGTTGAATCCGTAGTCGGCGCCGATTTGAAGAAGGAGAAGCGTGTCGTCATAGGCGGGTCGTTCCATCTTCTGTTCCAGAAGTATGAGTTCCTCGGCGACGGGATCGAAAATACCGAGGAGTTCCGCTTGCTCAAGAAGAATCTCCTGCTCGCGCTGCTGGAGAATGGCTCTCTGAAAGAGGCCGCGTCCCTTCCGCGCGGCGCGACCGGCCTCCCCCTGAAAGATTCCCTGCGAGTTGCGGTCGCCACGAGCCAGCGCGACGTCGCTGCCCAATCCCATGACTCCCGCCAATCGAATGTGAGCCAGTGATAGCCGAAGCAGGCTGTCGGCAATGCCCGGCGTGGCGAGAACTTCGAGATCGGCGGTGACGTAATCCGCCTGCAAACTCGTGAGTCCCGACAGAACGTCGAGGCTGATTTGTTTGAGAGTGTCCTCCTCGGCCATGCCGTAGGCGAGCGCGGCTCTGAATGCGCCGCTTCCCCAGCGGAGCACATCCTGTTTCTGCTGGGGAGTGACGTCCTGAGGATCGGGCGGAAACACAATGGCCGGACGACTGCGCGATGCGAGAAAACAGCCCGCGGCGAGCCGGGCGTCACTCTCTATCAACAAACGTTCCTCCGGCACGGCGGAAGGAGTCGCATCCGTCAGCGCCGCCGCGAGCAAAGCATGCACTTGATTGGCCCGTTCATCCTGTGTATGCAGTTGAAACGCGACGCGCTTGTTCAGTGCGGCGAGCGTTCGCTTTTCAATCTTCTCGGGTTTCAGACGGACGTATTCTTCGGCGAGGGCGGCGGCGGAGTCCGCACTCCCCGCGAATGCCAAGACGATCTGCCGACGCTTGCCGGGAGCCGTAGTGAATCTCCAGCCGGCCGGAGTCGCCTCGCCTTGCTCGACGAATTTGCCCTGCGGATTACGCCCGCTGACCGCAACGGCAAGATACCGCGAACTACCGAGGTCAGCCGTCCACGTCCGCGAACGGTGTTTGTGAAGTGGAATCGTCCGAAGCGCGAGACTATCACACGCAATCGAAATGCTCAGGGTATCCAGCGAGCGACCGAAGACGGCATAAGCCAATCCCCGTCCACCCGGCAGCAACACGGCCTGTTCGGTAGTCCCGGCGGCGGTGTC includes the following:
- a CDS encoding ROK family protein, encoding MSTHYILGLDIGGTNIKIGLVSDSGELIDHVIATTPFKREPEDVVTAAEHACRPLLSRVNHKPEGIGIAAAGMIDLAGERYMRGPNFFTWEKVPLREMLEKAFGLPAVMGNDVDVFGIAEHRWGAAVGLQHFVCAAVGTGLGGAVFIGGKLYRGAFGGAGELGFTVITPDGPVVLDCPGVIEGYVGRRGFDDIVLRLFPTGEVPTPRRITELAAAGDERAKQVHIELATRLAEAAASWIAVLNPEALILGGGTLAGANFFFEEFERRLKARALKTHIENLKILPSKLGYFAGVQGAAALWLESRGL